In the genome of Photobacterium sp. TLY01, one region contains:
- the rpsQ gene encoding 30S ribosomal protein S17 — MSEKIRTQQGRVVSDKMDKSIVVAIERFVKHPIYGKFIKRTTKLHAHDENNECGIGDTVEISECRPLSKKKSWTLVRVVEKARV; from the coding sequence ATGAGCGAGAAAATTCGTACTCAGCAGGGTCGTGTTGTTAGCGACAAGATGGACAAGTCTATCGTGGTTGCTATCGAACGTTTCGTGAAGCACCCAATCTATGGTAAGTTCATCAAGCGTACGACTAAACTGCACGCTCACGATGAGAACAACGAGTGTGGCATTGGCGACACAGTTGAGATCAGTGAGTGTCGTCCACTGTCTAAGAAAAAATCTTGGACTTTGGTACGCGTTGTTGAGAAAGCGCGCGTTTAA
- the fusA gene encoding elongation factor G → MARKTPIERYRNIGICAHVDAGKTTTTERILFYTGLSHKIGEVHDGAATMDWMEQEQERGITITSAATTTFWRGMDAQFPEHRINIIDTPGHVDFTIEVERSLRVLDGAVVVFCGSSGVEPQSETVWRQADKYEVPRMVFVNKMDRAGADFLRVIEQIKVRLGANPVPIQLNIGAEEEFKGVIDLIKMKAINWDEADQGMSFTYEDIPADMQELAEEWHTNLVESAAEASEELMDKYLEEGTLSEDEIKAGLRQRTLNNEIVLATCGSAFKNKGVQAVLDAVVEFLPSPTEVKAIRGEDMEGNEVIRHSSDEEPFAALAFKIATDPFVGTLTFMRVYSGVVNSGDSVYNTVKDKRERFGRIVQMHSNKREEIKEVRAGDIAAAIGLKNVTTGDTLCDPDHKVILERMEFPEPVIQIAVEPRSKADQEKMGIALGKLAAEDPSFRVETDEESGQTLISGMGELHLDIIVDRMKREFSVECNVGKPQVAFRETIRGKTEVEGKFVRQSGGRGQYGHVWLKIEPSEPNAGFVFVDEVVGGAVPREYIGAVAKGIEEQMKNGVLAGYPVLDVKATLFDGSYHDVDSSEMAFKIAGSMAFRKGALDAQPVILEPMMKVEVTTPEDWMGDVVGDLNRRRGIIGGMDEGPAGLKIIRAHVPLSEMFGYATDLRSATQGRASYSMEFSEYAEVPKNIADGIIAERG, encoded by the coding sequence GTGGCTCGCAAAACTCCTATCGAGCGTTACCGTAACATCGGTATTTGTGCTCACGTAGACGCCGGTAAAACAACCACGACCGAGCGTATCCTGTTTTACACAGGTCTTTCCCATAAAATTGGTGAAGTACATGATGGTGCAGCTACCATGGACTGGATGGAGCAGGAGCAGGAGCGTGGGATCACTATCACCTCTGCTGCCACTACAACCTTCTGGCGTGGTATGGACGCTCAGTTTCCTGAGCATCGCATCAATATTATCGACACCCCGGGACACGTTGATTTCACGATCGAAGTAGAGCGTTCTCTGCGCGTACTTGATGGTGCAGTGGTTGTGTTCTGTGGCTCATCTGGTGTTGAACCTCAGTCTGAAACAGTATGGCGTCAGGCTGACAAATACGAAGTACCGCGTATGGTCTTCGTGAACAAGATGGACCGTGCAGGCGCTGATTTCCTGCGTGTGATTGAGCAAATCAAAGTTCGTCTTGGCGCAAATCCGGTGCCTATTCAGCTGAATATTGGTGCGGAAGAAGAATTCAAAGGTGTGATCGACCTGATTAAAATGAAAGCGATCAACTGGGATGAAGCCGATCAAGGCATGAGCTTCACATATGAAGATATCCCGGCAGATATGCAAGAGCTGGCCGAAGAATGGCACACGAATCTGGTTGAGTCAGCGGCTGAGGCATCAGAAGAACTGATGGATAAATACCTTGAAGAAGGTACCTTGTCTGAAGATGAAATCAAGGCCGGTCTGCGCCAACGTACGCTGAATAATGAAATCGTACTGGCAACCTGTGGCTCTGCATTTAAGAACAAAGGTGTTCAGGCTGTACTGGATGCGGTTGTTGAATTCTTGCCATCGCCAACGGAAGTAAAAGCAATCCGTGGTGAAGATATGGAAGGCAATGAAGTGATCCGCCACTCAAGCGACGAAGAACCCTTCGCGGCACTGGCGTTTAAGATCGCAACCGACCCGTTCGTAGGCACTCTGACATTTATGCGTGTTTATTCCGGTGTTGTGAATTCAGGCGATAGCGTCTACAACACGGTGAAAGATAAGCGTGAACGCTTTGGTCGTATCGTTCAGATGCACTCTAATAAGCGTGAAGAAATTAAAGAAGTTCGAGCTGGCGACATCGCGGCAGCAATTGGCCTGAAGAACGTCACGACAGGTGACACTCTGTGCGACCCGGATCATAAAGTGATTCTGGAGCGGATGGAATTCCCAGAGCCAGTGATTCAGATTGCTGTTGAACCAAGGTCGAAAGCCGACCAGGAAAAAATGGGTATTGCACTGGGTAAACTGGCTGCAGAAGATCCATCATTCCGGGTAGAAACCGATGAAGAATCTGGCCAGACCCTGATTTCGGGTATGGGTGAGCTTCATCTGGATATCATCGTTGACCGTATGAAGCGTGAGTTCAGCGTTGAATGTAACGTTGGTAAGCCTCAGGTTGCTTTCCGTGAAACTATCCGTGGTAAAACGGAAGTGGAAGGAAAGTTCGTACGTCAATCTGGTGGTCGCGGCCAGTACGGTCACGTCTGGCTGAAGATTGAACCTTCAGAGCCGAATGCCGGTTTCGTCTTTGTAGACGAAGTCGTCGGTGGTGCAGTACCGAGAGAATATATCGGTGCTGTTGCGAAAGGTATCGAAGAGCAGATGAAAAATGGTGTGCTTGCCGGTTATCCGGTACTGGACGTCAAAGCGACGCTGTTCGATGGTTCATACCACGATGTTGACTCGAGCGAAATGGCGTTTAAGATCGCCGGTTCTATGGCGTTCAGGAAGGGGGCACTTGATGCGCAACCTGTTATTCTTGAACCTATGATGAAAGTTGAAGTAACCACACCGGAAGACTGGATGGGTGACGTTGTTGGCGACTTGAACCGTCGTCGCGGCATCATTGGCGGTATGGACGAAGGCCCTGCCGGGCTGAAGATTATCCGTGCCCATGTTCCGCTTTCTGAAATGTTTGGTTACGCAACGGATCTTCGTTCTGCTACCCAAGGCCGTGCTTCCTATTCGATGGAGTTCAGCGAATATGCTGAAGTTCCGAAGAATATCGCCGATGGAATCATCGCTGAACGCGGCTAA
- the tuf gene encoding elongation factor Tu produces MSKEKFERTKPHVNVGTIGHVDHGKTTLTAAICTTLAKVYGGAARDFASIDNAPEERERGITISTSHVEYDTPTRHYAHVDCPGHADYVKNMITGAAQMDGGILVVAATDGPMPQTREHILLGRQVGIPYIIVFMNKCDMVDDEELLELVEMEVRELLSEYDFPGDDCPVIMGSALGALNGEAQWEEKIVELAEALDTYIPEPERAIDKPFILPIEDVFSIQGRGTVVTGRVEQGIVRVGDEVAIVGIKDTITTTCTGVEMFRKLLDEGRAGENVGVLLRGTKRDEVERGQVLAKPGSITPHTTFESEVYVLSKDEGGRHTPFFKGYRPQFYFRTTDVTGTIELPEGVEMVMPGDNIKMVVTLIAPIAMDEGLRFAIREGGRTVGAGVVAKIVA; encoded by the coding sequence GTGTCTAAAGAAAAATTTGAACGTACGAAACCGCACGTTAACGTTGGTACTATCGGCCACGTTGACCACGGTAAAACCACTCTGACTGCTGCTATCTGTACTACTTTGGCTAAAGTATACGGTGGTGCTGCACGTGACTTCGCATCTATCGATAATGCGCCAGAAGAGCGTGAGCGTGGTATCACTATCTCTACTTCTCACGTAGAGTACGATACTCCGACTCGCCACTACGCACACGTAGACTGCCCAGGACACGCTGACTACGTTAAGAACATGATCACCGGTGCTGCTCAGATGGACGGTGGTATCCTGGTTGTTGCTGCGACTGATGGCCCTATGCCTCAGACTCGTGAGCACATCCTGCTGGGTCGTCAGGTTGGTATCCCTTACATCATCGTGTTCATGAACAAGTGTGACATGGTTGATGACGAAGAGCTGCTGGAGCTGGTTGAGATGGAAGTTCGTGAACTTCTGTCTGAGTACGACTTCCCAGGCGACGACTGCCCAGTAATCATGGGTTCTGCTCTGGGCGCGCTGAATGGCGAAGCTCAGTGGGAAGAGAAAATTGTTGAGCTGGCTGAAGCGCTGGATACTTACATCCCAGAGCCAGAGCGTGCGATCGACAAGCCGTTCATCCTGCCAATCGAAGACGTATTCTCAATCCAAGGCCGTGGTACTGTAGTTACTGGTCGTGTTGAGCAAGGTATCGTTCGCGTAGGTGACGAAGTTGCTATCGTTGGTATCAAAGACACCATCACTACTACTTGTACTGGTGTTGAGATGTTCCGTAAGCTTCTGGACGAAGGCCGTGCTGGTGAGAACGTTGGTGTTCTGCTGCGTGGTACTAAGCGTGACGAAGTTGAGCGTGGTCAAGTACTGGCTAAGCCTGGTTCAATCACTCCGCACACAACTTTCGAGTCTGAAGTATACGTTCTGTCTAAAGACGAAGGCGGCCGTCATACTCCGTTCTTCAAAGGCTACCGTCCACAGTTCTACTTCCGTACAACTGACGTGACCGGTACTATCGAACTGCCAGAAGGCGTTGAGATGGTTATGCCAGGTGACAACATCAAGATGGTTGTTACTCTGATCGCACCTATCGCAATGGACGAAGGTCTGCGCTTCGCAATCCGTGAAGGTGGCCGTACCGTTGGTGCTGGTGTTGTTGCTAAGATCGTTGCTTAA
- the rplC gene encoding 50S ribosomal protein L3, with product MIGLIGRKVGMTRIFTEDGASIPVTVVEVENNRVTQVKSVDTDGYNAIQVTAGAKKASRVNKAEAGHFAKAGVEAGRGLWEFRLDNGEEFAVGAELNVELFNEIKKVDVTGTSKGKGFQGAVKRWNFRTQDMSHGNSLSHRAPGSIGQCQTPGRVFKGKKMAGHMGAERVTTQNLEIVRVDAERNLLLIKGAVPGATGGNVIVKPAVKA from the coding sequence ATGATTGGTCTAATCGGTCGTAAAGTGGGCATGACCCGCATCTTTACCGAAGATGGCGCTTCTATCCCAGTTACTGTGGTTGAAGTAGAAAATAACCGTGTTACTCAGGTTAAATCTGTAGACACTGATGGTTATAACGCTATCCAGGTTACCGCTGGTGCTAAGAAAGCAAGCCGCGTAAACAAAGCTGAAGCTGGTCACTTTGCGAAAGCAGGTGTTGAAGCTGGCCGTGGTTTGTGGGAATTCCGCCTGGACAATGGTGAAGAGTTCGCAGTAGGCGCTGAGCTGAACGTAGAACTGTTCAACGAAATTAAGAAAGTAGACGTTACTGGCACTTCTAAGGGTAAAGGTTTCCAAGGCGCTGTTAAGCGTTGGAACTTCCGTACTCAAGATATGAGCCACGGTAACTCCTTGTCTCACCGTGCCCCTGGTTCTATCGGTCAATGTCAGACTCCAGGTCGCGTATTTAAAGGCAAGAAAATGGCTGGTCACATGGGTGCTGAGCGTGTAACGACTCAGAACCTAGAGATCGTACGTGTTGACGCTGAGCGCAACCTGCTTCTGATCAAAGGTGCAGTACCAGGCGCAACTGGCGGCAACGTGATCGTAAAACCAGCTGTTAAAGCGTAA
- the rpsS gene encoding 30S ribosomal protein S19, translated as MPRSLKKGPFIDLHLLKKVEKAVESGDKKPVKTWSRRSMIIPQMIGLTIAVHNGRQHVPVFVSEEMIGHKLGEFAPTRTYRGHAADKKAKKR; from the coding sequence ATGCCACGTTCTCTCAAGAAAGGTCCTTTTATTGACCTGCACTTGCTGAAGAAGGTAGAGAAAGCGGTGGAAAGCGGTGACAAGAAGCCTGTTAAGACTTGGTCCCGTCGCTCAATGATCATCCCTCAGATGATCGGTTTGACCATCGCTGTCCATAATGGTCGTCAGCACGTACCTGTTTTCGTTTCTGAAGAAATGATCGGTCATAAGCTGGGCGAATTTGCACCAACACGTACTTATCGCGGCCACGCTGCAGATAAGAAAGCTAAGAAGCGCTAA
- the rplW gene encoding 50S ribosomal protein L23, translated as MITEERILKVLRAPHISEKATMAAENGNTIVFKVAMTATKREIKAAVEKLFEVEVKSVNTLIAKGKTKRQGMRQGRRSDWKKAYVILKEGQDIDFAGSAE; from the coding sequence ATGATCACCGAAGAGCGTATCCTAAAAGTTCTGCGTGCTCCGCACATCTCTGAAAAAGCGACCATGGCTGCAGAAAACGGTAACACTATCGTTTTCAAAGTAGCGATGACCGCAACGAAGCGTGAGATCAAAGCGGCAGTTGAAAAACTGTTCGAGGTTGAAGTTAAGTCTGTAAATACTCTGATTGCTAAAGGTAAAACTAAGCGTCAAGGTATGCGCCAAGGCCGTCGTAGTGACTGGAAGAAAGCGTACGTGATCCTGAAAGAAGGTCAAGACATCGACTTCGCTGGTAGTGCAGAGTAA
- a CDS encoding (2Fe-2S)-binding protein gives MYVCLCHGISDKKIVKLIEEEGVSDIRGIKAITPLGSQCGKCIRQAKGIIQHVVLERDTAQEIPVIDITEVRLKKAS, from the coding sequence ATGTACGTTTGTCTGTGTCACGGAATTTCTGACAAAAAGATTGTGAAATTGATAGAAGAGGAAGGGGTGTCAGATATCCGTGGGATCAAAGCGATCACCCCTCTCGGTTCTCAATGTGGTAAGTGTATTCGCCAGGCAAAGGGTATCATTCAACATGTGGTTCTGGAGCGCGATACTGCTCAGGAGATTCCAGTGATTGACATCACTGAGGTTAGGCTCAAAAAAGCGAGCTAA
- the rplD gene encoding 50S ribosomal protein L4, whose product MELVVKGADALAVSETTFGREFNEALVHQVVVAYAAGARQGTRAQKTRSDVSGGGAKPWRQKGTGRARAGTIRSPLWRTGGVTFAARPQDHSQKVNKKMYRGAMKCILSELVRQERLIVVDNFSVEAPKTKELAAKLKELELNDVLIVTGELDENLFLAARNLYKVDVRDAAAIDPVSLIAFDKVVMTAAAVKQVEEMLA is encoded by the coding sequence ATGGAATTGGTAGTCAAAGGCGCTGATGCGCTAGCTGTCTCCGAAACTACTTTTGGGCGTGAGTTTAACGAAGCGCTGGTGCACCAAGTAGTTGTTGCGTATGCAGCAGGTGCCCGTCAAGGTACTCGTGCACAAAAGACCCGTTCTGACGTATCTGGTGGCGGTGCTAAGCCATGGCGTCAAAAGGGTACTGGTCGTGCCCGTGCGGGTACAATCCGTAGCCCACTGTGGCGTACAGGTGGTGTAACTTTCGCAGCTCGTCCACAGGACCACAGCCAGAAAGTTAACAAGAAAATGTACCGCGGTGCGATGAAGTGCATCCTGTCTGAGCTGGTTCGTCAAGAGCGTCTGATCGTTGTTGATAACTTCTCAGTAGAAGCACCGAAAACGAAAGAGCTGGCTGCAAAGCTGAAAGAACTGGAACTGAACGATGTTCTGATCGTGACCGGTGAACTGGATGAGAATCTGTTCCTGGCAGCACGCAACCTGTACAAGGTTGACGTTCGCGATGCCGCTGCAATCGACCCAGTTAGCTTGATCGCATTCGACAAAGTAGTGATGACTGCTGCGGCAGTTAAGCAAGTTGAGGAGATGCTGGCATGA
- the rpsJ gene encoding 30S ribosomal protein S10, which produces MQNQRIRIRLKAFDHRLIDQSTAEIVETAKRTGAQVRGPIPLPTRKERFTVLISPHVNKDARDQYEIRTHKRLIDIVEPTDKTVDALMRLDLAAGVDVQISLG; this is translated from the coding sequence ATGCAGAACCAACGTATTCGTATCCGCCTGAAGGCTTTCGATCACCGTTTGATCGACCAGTCAACTGCGGAGATCGTTGAAACAGCTAAGCGTACTGGCGCGCAGGTTCGTGGTCCAATCCCACTGCCTACTCGTAAAGAGCGTTTCACTGTTCTTATTTCTCCACACGTGAATAAGGACGCCCGTGATCAGTACGAAATCCGTACCCACAAGCGCCTTATCGACATCGTTGAGCCAACAGATAAGACTGTTGATGCTCTGATGCGTCTGGATCTAGCTGCTGGCGTTGATGTACAGATCAGCCTAGGTTAA
- the rplV gene encoding 50S ribosomal protein L22, with translation MEAIAKHRFARISPQKARLVADQVRGKTVAQALEILTFSNKKAADLVKKVLESAIANAEHNEGADIDDLNVAKIFVDEGPTMKRIMPRAKGRADRILKRSSHITVVVADR, from the coding sequence ATGGAAGCTATCGCTAAACATCGCTTTGCTCGCATCTCACCGCAGAAAGCTCGTTTGGTTGCGGATCAAGTGCGCGGTAAAACGGTTGCACAAGCTCTGGAAATTCTGACTTTCAGCAACAAAAAAGCTGCTGATCTGGTTAAGAAGGTTCTGGAATCCGCTATCGCTAATGCTGAGCACAACGAAGGCGCAGACATCGATGATTTGAATGTTGCGAAAATCTTCGTTGATGAAGGTCCAACCATGAAGCGTATTATGCCTCGTGCTAAAGGCCGTGCCGATCGCATCTTGAAGCGTTCTAGCCACATCACTGTTGTTGTAGCGGATCGCTAA
- the rpmC gene encoding 50S ribosomal protein L29: MNAQDLRAKSVEELNAELVNLLREQFNLRMQAATGQLQQTHTLKAVRRDIARVKTVLNEKAGA, encoded by the coding sequence ATGAACGCACAAGATCTGCGCGCAAAAAGCGTTGAAGAACTGAATGCTGAACTTGTGAACCTGCTGCGTGAGCAGTTCAACCTGCGTATGCAGGCTGCGACTGGTCAACTGCAACAGACTCACACTCTGAAAGCAGTACGTCGCGATATCGCACGTGTTAAAACCGTTCTGAATGAGAAGGCTGGCGCATAA
- the rplP gene encoding 50S ribosomal protein L16, with translation MLQPKRTKFRKTHKGRNRGLANGTDVSFGTFGLKAVGRGRITARQIEAARRAMTRHIKRQGQIWIRIFPDKPITSKPLEVRQGKGKGNVEYWVAQIQPGKVLYEMNGVSEDLAREAFKLAARKLPVKTTFVTKAVM, from the coding sequence ATGCTGCAACCTAAACGCACTAAATTCCGCAAGACTCATAAGGGTCGTAACCGCGGTCTGGCGAACGGTACTGATGTAAGCTTCGGTACTTTCGGTCTGAAAGCAGTTGGCCGTGGCCGTATCACTGCTCGTCAGATCGAGGCTGCTCGTCGTGCTATGACTCGTCATATCAAACGTCAGGGCCAAATCTGGATTCGTATCTTCCCGGACAAGCCGATTACAAGCAAGCCGTTGGAAGTTCGTCAGGGTAAGGGTAAAGGTAACGTTGAGTACTGGGTAGCCCAAATCCAACCAGGTAAAGTTCTTTATGAAATGAATGGTGTTTCAGAAGATCTTGCTCGCGAAGCCTTTAAACTGGCCGCGCGTAAGCTTCCTGTAAAAACCACTTTCGTAACTAAGGCGGTGATGTGA
- the rplB gene encoding 50S ribosomal protein L2 has translation MAIVKCKPTSPGRRHVVKVVNSDLHKGKPYAPLLEKNSKTGGRNNNGRITVRHIGGGNKQHYRLIDFKRNKDGIPAKVERLEYDPNRSANIALVLYADGERRYIIAPKGIQAGDTIQSGSDAAIKVGNTLPMRNIPVGSTVHCVELKPGKGAQLARSAGTYAQIVARAGAYVTIRLRSGEMRKVLAEGRATLGEVGNGEHMLRELGKAGASRWRGVRPTVRGVVMNPIDHPHGGGEGRTSGGRHPVTPWGVPTKGYKTRKNKRTDKYIVRRRNK, from the coding sequence ATGGCTATTGTAAAATGTAAGCCGACTTCCCCAGGTCGTCGCCACGTTGTTAAAGTGGTTAACTCTGACCTGCATAAGGGTAAGCCGTATGCACCACTTCTAGAGAAAAACTCTAAGACTGGTGGTCGTAACAATAACGGTCGTATTACTGTTCGTCACATCGGTGGTGGTAACAAACAACATTACCGTCTGATTGACTTTAAGCGTAATAAAGATGGTATCCCAGCGAAAGTTGAGCGTCTGGAATACGATCCAAACCGTAGCGCAAACATCGCTCTGGTTCTGTACGCAGACGGTGAGCGTCGTTACATCATTGCACCAAAAGGCATCCAAGCTGGTGATACTATCCAGTCTGGTTCAGATGCTGCGATCAAAGTAGGTAACACCCTGCCAATGCGCAACATCCCAGTCGGTTCAACTGTACACTGTGTTGAACTGAAGCCTGGTAAAGGTGCACAGCTGGCTCGTTCAGCTGGTACTTACGCACAAATCGTAGCTCGTGCTGGCGCATACGTAACTATTCGTCTGCGTTCTGGCGAAATGCGTAAAGTTCTTGCCGAAGGTCGTGCGACTCTGGGTGAGGTTGGTAACGGTGAGCATATGCTGCGTGAACTGGGTAAAGCCGGTGCTTCACGTTGGCGTGGTGTTCGTCCAACCGTACGTGGTGTTGTAATGAACCCAATCGACCACCCACACGGTGGTGGTGAAGGTCGTACTTCTGGTGGTCGTCACCCAGTGACACCATGGGGCGTACCGACTAAGGGTTACAAAACTCGTAAGAACAAACGTACCGACAAGTACATCGTACGTCGTCGTAATAAGTAA
- the rplN gene encoding 50S ribosomal protein L14, with translation MIQMQSMLDAADNSGARSVMCIKVLGGSHRRYAHIGDIIKVTVKEAIPRGKVKKGDVLKAVVVRTRKGVRRPDGSVIRFDRNACVLLNNNTEQPIGTRIFGPVTRELRSAKFMKIVSLAPEVL, from the coding sequence ATGATCCAAATGCAAAGTATGCTAGATGCAGCCGATAACTCCGGCGCTCGTAGCGTAATGTGTATTAAGGTTCTGGGTGGTTCTCACCGTCGCTATGCACATATCGGTGACATCATCAAAGTTACTGTTAAGGAAGCAATTCCTCGCGGTAAAGTGAAAAAAGGTGATGTACTGAAAGCGGTGGTTGTGCGCACCCGTAAAGGCGTTCGTCGTCCAGACGGCTCTGTCATTCGCTTCGACCGTAATGCTTGCGTATTGCTGAACAACAATACAGAGCAACCAATCGGTACTCGTATCTTTGGCCCAGTGACTCGTGAACTTCGCTCTGCGAAATTCATGAAAATTGTTTCACTAGCGCCAGAAGTACTGTAA
- the rpsG gene encoding 30S ribosomal protein S7 has translation MPRRRVIGQRKILPDPKFKSELLAKFVNILMVDGKKSTAEKIVYTALDSMAERSGEEHLSIFEKALDNVRPAVEVKSRRVGGSTYQVPVEVRPVRRNALAMRWLVEAARKRGEKSMAARLAAEMLDAADNKGSAVKKREDVHRMAEANKAFAHYRW, from the coding sequence ATGCCACGTCGTCGCGTAATTGGTCAGCGTAAGATCCTTCCAGATCCTAAATTCAAATCTGAATTGCTGGCAAAATTCGTCAACATCCTGATGGTTGACGGTAAGAAATCTACTGCAGAGAAAATTGTTTACACTGCACTGGATTCAATGGCTGAGCGCTCTGGTGAAGAGCACCTGTCAATTTTCGAAAAAGCTCTTGATAACGTTCGCCCAGCGGTAGAGGTTAAATCTCGCCGTGTTGGTGGTTCAACTTACCAGGTACCAGTAGAAGTACGTCCTGTGCGTCGTAATGCTCTGGCTATGCGTTGGTTGGTTGAAGCTGCGCGTAAGCGTGGTGAAAAATCTATGGCTGCTCGCCTGGCTGCTGAAATGCTGGACGCTGCCGACAACAAAGGTTCTGCTGTTAAGAAACGTGAAGACGTTCACCGTATGGCAGAAGCGAACAAAGCGTTCGCACACTACCGCTGGTAA
- the bfr gene encoding bacterioferritin encodes MKADPKIIQHLNKILGNELVAINQYFLHARMYKDWGLKHLADKEYHESIDEMNHADHLIERILFLEGIPNLQDLGKLRIGEDTKEMLECDLSLEMDAIPDLRDAIQYAEEVRDYVSRDLFQDILEDEEEHVDWLETQLGLIERMGINNYNQAQIVDED; translated from the coding sequence ATGAAAGCCGATCCGAAAATCATTCAACATCTCAATAAAATCCTGGGCAATGAACTGGTGGCAATCAACCAGTACTTCCTCCATGCCCGTATGTACAAGGATTGGGGCCTCAAACATCTTGCCGATAAGGAATACCATGAATCGATCGATGAAATGAATCATGCCGATCATCTAATCGAACGGATCCTGTTTCTGGAGGGGATTCCGAATCTCCAGGACTTGGGTAAACTGCGTATTGGCGAAGATACCAAAGAAATGCTCGAGTGTGACCTCTCTCTGGAAATGGATGCCATTCCGGATTTACGTGACGCAATTCAGTACGCTGAAGAAGTAAGGGATTATGTCTCCCGGGATCTATTCCAGGACATTCTGGAAGATGAAGAAGAGCATGTCGACTGGCTGGAAACCCAACTCGGTTTGATCGAGCGCATGGGTATCAACAACTACAACCAGGCTCAGATTGTAGACGAAGACTAG
- the rplX gene encoding 50S ribosomal protein L24: MAAKIRRNDEVIVLTGKDKGKKGKVSKVLATGKIVVEGINLVKKHQKPVPAMGIQGGIVEQEAALDASNVAIFNAATGKADRVGFRFEDGKKVRFFKSNGETIK, translated from the coding sequence ATGGCAGCTAAAATCCGTCGTAACGACGAAGTTATCGTTCTTACTGGTAAAGATAAAGGTAAGAAAGGTAAAGTATCTAAGGTCCTGGCAACTGGTAAAATCGTTGTTGAAGGTATCAACCTGGTTAAAAAACACCAAAAGCCTGTACCGGCTATGGGTATCCAGGGTGGCATCGTTGAACAAGAAGCAGCTCTTGATGCTTCTAACGTTGCAATCTTTAACGCGGCAACTGGTAAAGCTGACCGTGTAGGCTTCCGATTTGAAGACGGCAAAAAAGTTCGTTTCTTCAAGTCTAATGGCGAAACTATCAAGTAA
- the rpsC gene encoding 30S ribosomal protein S3, producing MGQKVHPNGIRLGIVKPWNTTWYANSNEFADNLDGDFKVRQFLTKELAKASLSRIVIERPAKSIRVTIHTARPGVVIGKKGEDVEKLRARVAKIAGVPAQINIAEVRKPELDAQLVGDSIASQLERRVMFRRAMKRAVQNAMRLGAKGIKVEVSGRLGGAEIARTEWYREGRVPLHTLRADIDYATSSAHTQYGVIGIKTWIFKGEVLGGMPVEEPKADNKPKKQRKGRK from the coding sequence ATGGGTCAAAAAGTACATCCTAATGGTATTCGTCTTGGCATCGTGAAGCCTTGGAATACCACTTGGTATGCTAACAGCAACGAATTCGCTGACAACCTAGACGGCGACTTCAAGGTACGTCAATTCCTGACCAAGGAATTAGCAAAAGCGTCTCTGTCTCGTATCGTTATCGAGCGTCCTGCTAAGAGCATTCGTGTAACTATTCACACTGCTCGTCCAGGCGTTGTTATCGGTAAGAAAGGCGAAGACGTAGAGAAACTGCGCGCTCGCGTTGCTAAGATCGCTGGTGTGCCAGCTCAGATCAACATCGCTGAAGTTCGTAAGCCAGAGCTGGATGCACAGCTTGTTGGTGACAGCATCGCTTCTCAGCTGGAGCGTCGTGTTATGTTCCGTCGCGCGATGAAGCGTGCGGTACAAAATGCTATGCGTCTGGGCGCTAAAGGCATCAAAGTTGAAGTAAGCGGCCGTCTGGGCGGCGCTGAAATCGCACGTACTGAGTGGTACCGTGAAGGCCGTGTGCCTCTGCACACTCTGCGTGCTGACATTGATTATGCGACTTCTTCTGCTCACACCCAATACGGTGTAATTGGTATCAAAACTTGGATCTTCAAAGGTGAAGTTCTGGGTGGTATGCCAGTTGAAGAGCCTAAGGCTGATAACAAGCCGAAGAAGCAACGCAAAGGCCGTAAATAA